Genomic segment of Sarcophilus harrisii chromosome 4, mSarHar1.11, whole genome shotgun sequence:
AACATACCCAGCACAGGAGGATAGAACTCAGGAGGGATTGGGGGCAGAAGAGGAGACATCAATAGTACAATGAATGTCTTTCCATCTGTGCCTAGTGAATCTTTTGCTGGGGTTAGAAGACCCCACACCCCAGCAAATCTTATCCCATCAGAGTATACCTCCCAACATTGTCTGAGAATGGGAAGTAGGATTTCCTTAAGGATCCTTTTTAGTTGGGGAGAGTGGATCTTGAAgatgaggggtgtgtgtgtgggagtgGGGTGGGTGCTCCATTAACCAAGATCTCTATGATTAATGGGTTATCTCTCCTACTTCACTCTACTGACATTCAAAAACCATGCTGACCACTCAACCACTAGAATAGGTATTTTTTCTAAGCCAAATTATGAGTGTTTCCACAGGCTTGTTGGAAATAACCCTTCTTAACTCTAAACTTCCCTGAGCCTTTCCAATGTTGCATTTTCTCTGAAGATACCCACTATCTCATGTCTGTCTCTTCTTGAGTACATTGGCCAAGGAACTATGATTCTAGGTGCCTCTACATCACTTGATCCCTAGATATTTGACTTTAGACCTTTACCAGAGGCTTCAATAACCTACTCCTCCCAGATTCTGAAACTCAATGTTTACCCATAAGCCATAGTCTTCTATAAGGCTGTTAACTAGAAtccatcccttttccatttcacatattcAAGGTTATTCAATACTTCCCACTCCAAAGCTTTTATTCTGATCATTCCCCACAATTCTCTTCCACTATCCCTTCCTGCTGAGAAATCAGTCTCTTTcctaccccttcccccccccccccaggtctcCACTTTTTTTGGCAGTAAGATCCCCTTCAGCCcctgatggagggagggaaggtacCTGAAGGTCCTCCCCTCTACCCACCCAGGGCATCACCCAGAAGGATAGTAGGGAGCATCACTATGGTAGTTGTAATCTGGGCACACCTTCTGGACCAGCCGATAGTCTGTGCTGTAGAAGGCGATATAGATACAGATGACCTTGAAGGGTTTGGAGCAGTTCCAGGTAGCTGAGCTTTGTGTGTGGTCCCGGGAGCAGGTTTTGGCAGGGTCATGAGTGCAGAGTGAGGTCCGCCGGCCCCGATCCACCTTCTCCCATTCCACCCGGCAATTGAAGCTCTTGGATGCTTTGGCTTCAATGAATATCTGCTGCTCTTGGTGGAACTCCACAGCCTTGCTGGGGGGCACTAAGCTGACCGAGATGTTCCCTTGGCCAGTGGCATTGTGCTGGAAGTGGACACTGAAGGTACCGTTGCCATGGTCCACAATCTTCCCTGTGACCAGGAGATTCAGTGCCACTGTCTTGATGTTGGAATAGAAGTCGCCCCAACCAAAGATTTTCTTCAGCTTGGCAGGAGACGCAGCACTATGGTGGGAATGGGCAGGGGGCTGTCCTGGATCCCCCCATGACTCTCCTGGTGGGGCCAGCAACCCAAGGAGTGTGGAGCTGGTAATCTGACGGGACTTGGGGGAAAGATGTCCCCGTTTCCGAGGCACACGGGACCGAGGTTGTCCCTCAGCATCATCACGTTCAGGGTCATCAGAGCCATGGGGGGATTCATCTTGGCCGCAGATGACCtggggaggtgggaggaaaaaaaggtgagAGTCCCATTCATAGTAAATCTAGATGGTCAAGTCCTTGCTAACTCCTCTTCCAGACTACTGATGTTATCTCTGGTTCTATGAGTCCCTCTCTTCTTTGAAGATATACTTCAAGttccatcttctacatgaagtctttcctgagaCCCACAAAGCTAGTGTCCTCCCACCTCACCAAGCTACCTTGTATTTTACTTCACATATATTAATTTGGTTTTAGGCTTTATATACACTATATTCTTTTTATACTATGTATATACTTTATATGCacttgtctccccattagattataagtacCTTGAAAGTAGgggttgtttcattctttatacttgttTCCTCAGTGACTAGCATAGCATCTGGTGCAGAGTGGGTACAATAAATgcctttgattgattgatagaacAAAGAAGTACTCATTCCTCACTCCTACTTTAAACCCATACCAAATGAAGAACATCTGCCCTGAGTTGAAagtttctcttgtttctttcttgttctcttccccttcctcacaTCCCCAATTCCTTTGTATTAGAACAAACACTGAACTTGCCATCAGGAGAGATCTGGGTTTGATTTCCAATTGGGACACTTACTAAATTATGTGACCAGAAACAAATCACTTTTTCTAAGCTTTACAGAAATAATAATGCTTACATCATGAAACAAGGTTAGTTTATTGTAAGAAAgccctttgtaaatcttaaagcagtaTGTATGAGTTTTTGCCCCTATTAttgccatcatcattattatgccTTCAATTTTGAGGCTCTTCCTCCTGAAATTTTACCAGCAAAGGAAGTAATACAGCACCCAACCTGAGACAGCACATTCAGTCTACATAGGATATACTACTTGGAAACTGATGCCCAGACATAAAAAGGGCAGACAGTAGAATATCAACATGGACCAAACCACAAAGAGCTTGTATTCATGACTAAggatgcatatgtatgtatgtgttatatgtgtgtacatatatatacacatattctaaATAGAgatctatatatgtatctatatatctctacgtggagagaggaaagggaggaggcagAGAGTCAGACAGGGAGAGTCAGCTCCCAAGACATAGCTGAGCTAGAGAATgccaattttctctctcccttgacTAATCTTcctagaggagagagggagggaaagggtgcTGCTAGGAAAGGATGTCCAAGCATATGGACAATCTGAGGGAATCTAGCCCAGGCATGGTAGCCTGAAGGTAACACAGTATGTGTGCAGGGGTATTTTTGTAAGTATGTCTTTGTTGGGCTTGCATGTGTTTCCGGATATTGACTTAGGTCCACTGAATGGCATATGGAAAATGCTGGACAGCTCCCTGACTCTGACTTGGAAAAGAATCAGTAATAAATAGGTTATTTAATGATAAGGGGACAGATGTCCTTATCTTTCTGAAGGGCACCACTGCTCCTTTTGAAATACCTTTTCTCCTTCCTGTCAGTGTCAGAGACTGTGTATCCATCTCTATATCatgtgcctgacacatattaggggcttaatgtttattgattgactgactgttCTCCCCCTTGCCAGGTGAGTCTTCCTGGACCTAGAGATAAGGGATGAGAGGACATGGGTCCGGAGGGAGACTAAAGGTTAGGAGTCGTAGATCCAGATGCGTATAGCTGAGGATGGAGGTGTGGAATAGAGATGAAGGCCACAGGTGGCTGGATGGCTGGCTGAGAAGAGAGGACTTTTATGtagggtgggggagggggtgggattAGTTGATGGCACAGGGCCAAAAATGTGCATCTGGGGATCGGGTTTTCCCAGATTTAAGGAGTGATTTGGATAtggtgaggggggaaaaaagatgacaTGGGGGGATGTTAGGTAGGAGCTGGGGAACAAGTGTAAGAGACGACTCTCCTAGTGCGGCCGGGGGTGGGTCAGAAACACAGAAGTGGCAAATGGAGGGAGAAGTCTAGGAGTTTGGGGAGGGGGACTTGTTTCCGTGGCGATGGGCGGGAAGCAGGAAAAAGGGAACAGGGAATCAGGGAGCTCCGCTCAGCTGCCGAGAGAGCCCGGGGCGGGGAGCCGGCTGCCAGAGTCCTGTGGGGCTTGGGCTGCGCGCAGccgagagaagagaggaaaacaaCAGgcggagaggaagggagggagcgaaggagagagagagaggcagggaggtgGGGGCCGGACCCTCTTCAGATCTGACTCCGCGCGGGGGGACCCAGAGCCTGGGGGGAAGTGTATGGGGGGACGGCCCACCATCCAGAATAAAATCAACGGGTTCTTCCCTTCCATCTATTTACCGCTATTCCCCGAGGGCTAAAATCCGTTGCCCGGAAGGCGGGAgttgggcgggggggggggggggggaacgggaGGCAGCCCTTGGGTTAACATCCTGTGGTTCGTCCCGTAAGAGAGGGCCCCATTACCCTTTAGGACTTGTCTCCAGCCCTCCCCTTTcaattctcctctcctctccctcaccAGGGAATCACTGTGGGAGGGACGTGCCACCCAACCCGCCGGGTCCATTAACCCTTTCCTGCACAATTCTTTGCCCCAGCCCCGGGACTCTCTCGCTTCTCCACTTCCAGCCTCGGGAAGTTGGGAGGTGAGGGTGGGAGAGAAAGTTTTGGTCCTCAGAAGCTTCCCGccttcctcccccactccctcaTGCCTAGAGACCCAGGGCCCTCTCCGCCCAGCTTCCCGCGGGCTACTCACCAGATAAAGGCTGCCCTGCACCAGGAACACGAAGCAGCAGCGAGTGAGTTGcattttccttccctctgtctcttggGGTACCACCCTGCCCCCTTCACCTGCCCCTCTCTTTTAGGTTCACTGTTCCATTCTCCGGCTCCCTGCGGGGAGCGCCCCTCCCACTTCCAGCTGTCTGCGATGGACCCCGCCCCCTGCTTTAGTCCAGCTGTGTGGCCGTCCTCTCCCTCTCTTGCAGCTGTTCGAGGTGTTagcccaccaccaccaccaccaccatccctAAGTCCCAGCTGTGCGTTCCGAGCTCGTTTCTGGATCCAGCCGCGCGACCGCTCCTTGGGTCCAGATGTGCGTCCTGCGCGCCTTTCGGCTCCAGTGGCGCCGCCGCCCTTGGGCCCCCCTGTTCTTCCAGATGTGCGAGGGACTGTCTCGTAGCCCCTCTTTTTCGCAGCCCTAATTCGAGGTGAAACCCGTCCCTAGCCCGGCAGCCCACCCCTTAGGGCTGGCGCGCCCCCTGGCGTAGGTGCCCCCCTCACTGTCTGCCCACTCCTCCTGGAGCCCTCCGGTTCTGCTCCGGGCTATAGCGCGGGCCCAGACTGGAGCGCTCCCGCCGCCCCGCCGGCTCCCTCTCTCCTcgtccctccctttctccctcccaccggcagcggcggcggcagcaggtACAGTGAGTGGAGCCGGCACCTCCGGAGTTAACTCCTCCCCTGCCGGCCCATCGGCCAGGGGGCCCAGGCGCCCTCTCCTCCCAGCTGGGAGCCAGGACTTGGGGCTAAAGGACAGCGCCTGGACAGGGCTAACGTGCACTTGTGACCTCACTCGTTCAGTCCCCCTGGATTAGGGCTCTCCAGGAATCATCAGATCCAGAAATCCGTCCCCACCCATCTCTACAAGAGCCGTCGTGGATTAGGCGGCTTCCGAGCAGCCGGAAAGTCCTGAATTCGAATCCACTTCTGACCGATTCTGACAGAGTCTGACTTCTGACATATTGACTGTGACCCTGGGTCAGAGATGTCACACCCTCCGCCCGGTGCGATCCCACCAAACTCTGAGTGCCTCCAGACCATATTAAAACGCAGGTGAAAAGTATTTAATGAAGTTGTAATAAAACATGGATAATATTAGTGTTTTCCCGAATCAATAAATGACCCCCCAAGATCCTGAGGTGTGGTTTGATGGCCTCCATTTGTTTGAGTTTGACACAGATTGGATTAGCAACCAGGTGCTGACTTGTATTGGCCAAGCGAGTCTGTTCACCTTGATCAGCGTTGTCCCTAACTCCCAAGGGGAGGATGTCCCTGTAGAAGGGAAGGGTGGTAAAAATCTTTCAGAGAGAAAAGATACTTTCCCCCTCTGAATTCTTTTCAGATTCTCTTTCTTGTGGAAGTCTAGGGTAAGTCTGCCCCTTTGCTAAGTTTTTGTCTCCTACTTTGGGCACAGCATTTCCTCTGACTTAGAGCTAGTCACTTCCTTctcaatccccccccccccccaatctagGGTCGTTGACCATCTTTTCTGACCCTCTTTGACTTGTTTTCATCTGACCCCTTTCTGGAGGTTTTTCTATGAGGCTGAGGACAAGACTTTAATCTTTGGATGCAGGCTTTGTCCCCGAGTCCATCTCATTCATTACCTTCAAAAGGACTTTGTATGTAGTAGGTACTCAATTCAAGTTTATTAGTTGAATAGTGAGTGATAGGTCAGAACTGGTGAGTATGGCTTTGGGGAGTGTGGCTGAATGAGGGAGGGGAAATTCTGTGATGGACAGAATTCCtacagtttctttttctctcttttgtctcttcctttcttcctccctccctccctccctctctctttttctttcctcccttcctcctttcctttcctccctccctccctttcttcccttcttccctctttcctaccttctttccttgcttcttccctccctccttccttccttcctttttcctttctcttccttccttcctccctccctttctccctctttcccttcctttcttccttcattccttcctctctccctccctctgtctctttctttctttctctttcttcttttctctctgcctccttttcttttttcctttctttctttctttctttctttctttctctttctttctttctttctttctttctttctttctttctttctttctttcttctttttaactgCTTCTTGTTCTTTGTGGTTCAGTCATCCAAGTCTGGCAGTCAGGGTGCCAGGTATTCAACAGTTTCAGACAGAGTTGCTTCCAAATGGCCtctaaaagcaaattaaaagggagaacaaAATGAGGCTAATGTAAGTGATCCCCAAAATGAAGACCTTCacttcatatacttactagcttcatttaacttttctgtgcctcagtttatccatctgtaaaatgaagagattggacatAATGGCCTCAAAGGCACTTTCAAACTCTCAATCTATAATCCTCTGGTCCCTCCCTAATCAGGAAATACCTTCATTTAATTCTCATCAGTGTTCTTTGAGGAAAACTGTTATAtcatattggggggggggggatgaggtGGAAGATTCCTGTAATATTATTGGAATCTTGGAAGATGGGAGATATCATCTAACCTCTGAGGTCTGATGTAAGACTCTACATTTTAAGTCCATCTCTCAGACTGAGAAGGGGGCCCCTCCTCAGAAGGGATTAGAAAACCCTTTCTCAGTGCTTGGCCTGTGGGTTCTGTGCTTTGTGAATTGTCCAAGGCCAAGGTTTTATCACAGGAT
This window contains:
- the NXPH3 gene encoding neurexophilin-3, with the protein product MQLTRCCFVFLVQGSLYLVICGQDESPHGSDDPERDDAEGQPRSRVPRKRGHLSPKSRQITSSTLLGLLAPPGESWGDPGQPPAHSHHSAASPAKLKKIFGWGDFYSNIKTVALNLLVTGKIVDHGNGTFSVHFQHNATGQGNISVSLVPPSKAVEFHQEQQIFIEAKASKSFNCRVEWEKVDRGRRTSLCTHDPAKTCSRDHTQSSATWNCSKPFKVICIYIAFYSTDYRLVQKVCPDYNYHSDAPYYPSG